The Theobroma cacao cultivar B97-61/B2 chromosome 2, Criollo_cocoa_genome_V2, whole genome shotgun sequence genome includes the window aaaaattaaaattcaattaaaaataaaaatcacaCAATCTAATCATAACCTATTGTTGTATAATGGATTGGGCTGGAAAAGGAAATGCCTAGTTCTATGATTAATTTCTCCATAGCtaaattaagtccaactcCTGAGAAATGTTAATAACTCAGTCCATTCTTTGAAccaagttttttctttttgtttagaAACAGAGAATCCCACAAATTTCCAAATTCAAAGGGTAGGTTGCTAGGGGGGTTGATCAACTTCCCATCCCCAAATATTCATGTTTTTATGGTCCAACCACTCAACTGATAGAGTTATCTGCCATAGCAGTCAACCAGGGCATATTTGATTTGATACcccaaattatttttaaccaCTTGTTtaagcaataaaaaaaagactcAGGTTCCGtgaacttaaaatcattttcttaGTCAAAATTGACTGCATTTGAACGTGAAGTGCTTGAAATGTAAATGTCCCAAGTCCATTCTAATCCACTTGGTTTAACAAACCAGTCCTTGAAGGTTTTAATATTGAATAAAGGGGATTAAGACAGGAACATGAACTAACGTACAAAAAGAGAGACATTCCCTGGATCAAGATCCATTTGGAGAGGACTCAAACCACCAGGTTTCTTTGGACCTGCAACATTGACCCTAAACAAAGTAATTTGTGCTCCAGATTCTCCTATAAAAATGTCCAAACCATGCCAGTTGGAAACCAAGTTTTTCCTTAGGGAATTTCAGGACAGACTCCAGCCTACCATGGACATGAACAGGAACGTGGAGCCTGGTTATGAATATGAAGGGATTGATGAAGATGATGTTTTCTATGCTGATATCAGAAGACGGATTCTACTTTTGACAGCAGATGATGACGAAGATTGTCAAGAAACAAAAAGCTTCCACCCCGTCTGCAATGGCAAACCAGGATCAAACAGAGCAGTTGGTAATCTATCTTCTTCGTTACAATACGGAGGATATTTCAGTTCGTGGGAAAGCGAGAACACAGACTCAGTACCAACTTGGCTTGCAAATCTGTGGAGAAATGGCAATGGAACTGGAGTTTTTATCCCCCACATCGTCAAATCCAGAAGACACCATAGGCCAGGTATGCTCATTTCTAGATTATATGGGCAAGATTTCATTCGAAGAAACAACAATTTCTCTGATCTTCTGGTTTCAGTTTTGGTAATCAAAATGGACTGTTCTGCAATGACTAATACAGACCCGGTAACCTGCAGGAAGGATGAACAAGAGAAAACTGTACAGGCCGGCAGAGACCAAACAATCATGAACAAGCAGAAACCTGATGTGGGTTCAACAGGCTGGGAATTGTACaatcttattttataaaaataagatGCTGTAAATAACTTTGGCCTATCATTGATTACATCAGAATATGTAATAGGGGCTTTTACTACACCAGAATATCATGATAACACGAATCAacatgtaaattgctaaaagCACTGGTCCATTCCGATTTGAAACATTACCATAATTTGGGATACAGCCAGTACATGGAACAACTGACATGTTAGTATAATCTATACCGTTAAATGCTTTGGGGCATTGAACTAAGTTAGCAATGCACCAAGGCCATTACTACCACCATCAATGCCTTGGATGATATGCCTCACATGTGAGATTACTACTGACAATCACAATACATTTTCAGATCCTACTTAATATACAGCGCTCTTCTCAATACTACCATTTCTGTAGGCGAATAGGCAGAATTTGTTTTCCTAGGATTGCTGACAAAATTACAACCACAGCAACCAACAGTTATCTTTGGGACATATGACATCATGCTTCACCATCCCCTTCCAAGCACCTTCAATGGGTTCCAAAAGAAGGTGAAATAGCTGTACTATTCTGTGCAAAGCATTAATGAAATCAAGAAGAGCTTCATGGAATGAAAGAATATCAATTTCTAGGGCGCGCTAACCATAAAGAGCTAAGTGCCCGGAGCCGAGAAGTGTAATCACTAATAACTAGAAGGGCGCGGGCTGCTTGGCGAGTAGTCAAAATTCGATGCATTTGTTGCAGGGTTTGTTGTCTCAAGAGGTCAGCCTGGAAATTGAAGTGGCACTCATTAAAACAATGACAAGCTGTTCAGTCCATAGTACTTGAGATGGGTGAGGTAAAAGTTATTTACCTGGTGAAGGAAGTTCTCCAATGTGGCTAGCTTGCCCATGGCAATTGCCATCTGTCCCATATAGTCTGCAACATTTCCAGAACCAGTAGGACCCAAACATGCAGATGAAAGGGTGTCTACTAGAGATTGTTGCAGCGCTTCCATGCCTTGTGATAAGGCATCTTCAGCCTGTTGGGAGGACTGCTGCAGATTACATATGCCCATTAATTGTTGGTCTGTCAAAGGCTCAAGGTGGTTTCCAAGGATCTAAAATTCCAAGATCAAGGATTTGTCAACCAAAACAGATATTTCAAGtaattcaaaagaaatcagATTTAGATAATAGAATTAAAACATCAAACAGTTAAGCACCTTGAGAAGTTCAGATGAACGAAATCCTCCCAACCACATGAAACACCTCTCTGCAGGTGTTTTCCACATACCAGAAAGCATGTGAAATACATCAGCCTTAGCACCAATGCTTTTTAGCCTGAAAACCTCATCATAATGTGCCATGACACACTCAACAAGAATGCGCAATTCATTATCTCCCATGTGAGAATTTACAGCAGATCTTAGGTCATTTATCAGCCGCTGATGATCGTCAAGCCAGTGAGCATAGTCCATGTCGAAGGCCAAGGCCCCTGGAAGCATAAGAAGCAAATAAACCatgtggaaaaaaaataatcttttaaataataaaaatgaacgAGTTCTATCTATAATGATCCATACACTAGCTTTTAGCAATCAGTAGATCTCCTACCCAAACAATAAACAACACCACCACCTAAGATACAGAATAGGTTTTCACCCTTAGCATATAGAAGCAAGCCACTAATTCCATGCACCTGTACAATAGTAGAGGTATATGAGCCTCTTTATGCATGATGAAAACTTGGCTTGCCAGATATATTGttcataattatcaaatacTACAATGTATTTTATCagttattttctttatctaCTATAATATCTCTTTCCCATCACGATGCCAGTGAATGACTTGAGGCTTGTTATATCCTTAGCCAACTAATAATGCCACTGTGAATGACTTTGGGTTTGTTATACAGCCAATATCTCCGTCCCATCACGATGCCACCGTGAATGATCAAACAACACTGAACTGCCACTCAAATCAGTATTTAAAATTTCCTCACCATTTCCAGCAACTGAATGGCCATGGTCCCCAGAAAGTCCAGACGAGATAAAAATACCCTGCATTAAAACATCAAGCTAATGAGGGACAAAAAAACTTTGGTTAATACACCAATAATGAATATGATAGCCTTTCAATTTATGGCATTAAATCaataagaacaaaagaataaagcaaaagaaagtGCATTGTGAACTAGAGATTGTAAATTCCCTCCCTTAAGCCCCTCCCTACAATAAACAGAACTAATTCTCATACCTGCTGTCGTGCTCTTTGAAGCTCCTGCTCTAGTTGTGTAAGCCTAAGTCGACTATTCTCAAGCTGCTGGACATATGCCTATGTAAAAACCAAAACCTATAAATGATCCAAGCATGCTTCATTGATCAACTTAGACTAACAAATTGAAGGCAGATGACAAAaccaatttatatatataccagAAGGCATaaacaaataagtaaataacCACAGGAAATAAAACTAGTACTTTTTCATACACATCACTAGAGTCATGCATTAGTAAAAGCATTGATAAGAGATTAAGAAACCAATAcacttcttcctttcttctgcCAAATGCTAACCAAGACATAGAACAACTAGCATATCAAAGAGAACCCTTATATATTTGTACAGAAGAACAATGACCTTGCAGGACAAGTAGAGGACTGTCCTGTAGACAAAAAAATGCATCTGATAACTTCAATTCGGAGAATATTCACCCAAGGGCTTAAGCCACTGGGGTGTGTACTCAACCATCTCTGTTAACCTACCActttcataaaaatttctaATGTGAAATTAAACATTTCCAGCAAAAGATAAATCAATACTGTCACTTAAAAAGTCACTGAGCTTTTGCTTCAAATACCTTACACAACTATTATCAGTAACATTCCATAAAGGCATAGCAGATAAAATATGTCCCCAAAGATCGATATCTATCATACTTGAGTAGCAATGCAGTTCAGAATTGTCCTCGCTTTCAGACCTAATGCAAATAAAGCACTAAAACCCATTGCAGTGCCTCCTAGTACTACCTTTTCCCATACATGAACCAAGCATCAATTTCTCAACTCACTAAAACTGACCATAACAACAAATCCTAAACTTGCAGAAGGCTAATCACTATCAAATAACCACGCTGTTTCTAAATTCCATAAATAACAATTCGAGGCCTATCAGATCATTTGAATCTACTTATAAGtggagaaaaacaaaaaaaaaaaagatgccAGACAGAGCCCAAGAATCCCATTTATCCACCACagaacaagaaaaacataataaaCAAGCGATATACACATTACTTTTTTCCTCAATCTACTCTTCCTCGCAGCTTCTCGATTCTGTGCCAGCCTACGAAGTGTCTGAAGAACAGAAAGCAAGACGCCACATGGTTAgctttcatattttaaaactGATTCCGCAAGGGCTTTCCAATAGTGTTAACAACCTTTTGGTCACCAGTTTTTGGCTTGGACTCATCCACAGAATCCACGGTTATAATAGCTCCATGTCGAACACCATTAAGCTACAACACGATCAAGAACCTCTATCATAAGTTAATAAAACCCAACCAAgctaaataattttaagtaaTACTTTAACAGTACTTAGATTTAAGCCACGATTCACTATCAAActaattgttaaaaatttttatgatcTGCAACAATTCGTTTATCAAGCTTCTTTGGTCAGTTAACAACAATTAACTGTCAGCCAGCAAATgctcaaaatcaatttaaaagatGACCTTTGGCAAACTAGGCAGTCCTATTAATGAAGAAGTCACCATCACAATCACCCAAAAAGGAACAGAATGTTCTACTACAACTAGCAGAATTTTAGAACAAAACATGATTCTACTGTGAAGTTAAATTTCTAGCCTAATGGTGTTCCCACTGGAACAACacatgaaagaaagaaacagcATAAAAAGAGTACGGATATGAAAGAAACAGGGACAAAACCTGGTTTTTATCATCATTGTCGACATCAGTAGAAGTGTCAGTCTGTTGGCTATTATCTGCGAGGCCAGAGTCAGCCCAGTTTTCAATATGGCCATTTCCCAATGAGGCACCAAACGTTGTCCCTTTCTGGTACATGAACTGCCCTGTGTCCAAACACCCCGTTCCACTTGAAACTATCTCTGTTGCCCCAATGCTCTACACCACAGCAGAAACCATTTGCATAGAGCATCAAAACAGtgcaaaatatatatactaaaaaaaaGGTTATGTCTCTTATGTACAAAGAGGTTGGTGGGGGGTTGAGTACCGTGTTCAAGGAACCATAGTTGAAGCTATTAGCAACAACAGCAACATTGCTggattttaaactaaaaatggAGCCTACAAGGAATTTTATAAACAGAGAAAGTAGTTAGAGATACTCAAATTTCCAGAGAgcagttaagaaaagaaaagaaagaatactTGGGCTTAAATCAACAGCATCATCGTGCTGAAAAGCAGAAGCGGGATGATCAAGCTCTCCAAGATCCGAGAAACGCGTCTGGTGACGGCTATTACAATCCTCTCCTCTGTTTTCAACTCAAACAGAAACGAAACAGAGATACCAAAAGGATCAGAACAAAGCATGTTCCTTTCTTTGTACTACAACAGAAACAACAGccaactttctttctttttttcttttccttcacatatatacatatatataaaagtataaCTATTGCCTTGTAATCAAAGGCATGCActttcaacaaaagaaaaacgaaAATGATAGCTTAATGACAAACTAAGTAAATGAACCTGAGGAAAAA containing:
- the LOC18610522 gene encoding uncharacterized protein LOC18610522: MSKPCQLETKFFLREFQDRLQPTMDMNRNVEPGYEYEGIDEDDVFYADIRRRILLLTADDDEDCQETKSFHPVCNGKPGSNRAVGNLSSSLQYGGYFSSWESENTDSVPTWLANLWRNGNGTGVFIPHIVKSRRHHRPGRMNKRKLYRPAETKQS
- the LOC18610523 gene encoding transcription factor HBP-1b(c38) isoform X1 yields the protein MQSFKAAAPTNPDMFCHTSFFLRGEDCNSRHQTRFSDLGELDHPASAFQHDDAVDLSPSSIFSLKSSNVAVVANSFNYGSLNTSIGATEIVSSGTGCLDTGQFMYQKGTTFGASLGNGHIENWADSGLADNSQQTDTSTDVDNDDKNQLNGVRHGAIITVDSVDESKPKTGDQKTLRRLAQNREAARKSRLRKKAYVQQLENSRLRLTQLEQELQRARQQGIFISSGLSGDHGHSVAGNGALAFDMDYAHWLDDHQRLINDLRSAVNSHMGDNELRILVECVMAHYDEVFRLKSIGAKADVFHMLSGMWKTPAERCFMWLGGFRSSELLKILGNHLEPLTDQQLMGICNLQQSSQQAEDALSQGMEALQQSLVDTLSSACLGPTGSGNVADYMGQMAIAMGKLATLENFLHQADLLRQQTLQQMHRILTTRQAARALLVISDYTSRLRALSSLWCLEGDGEA
- the LOC18610523 gene encoding transcription factor HBP-1b(c38) isoform X2, translating into MQSFKAAAPTNPDMFCHTSFFLRGEDCNSRHQTRFSDLGELDHPASAFQHDDAVDLSPSSIFSLKSSNVAVVANSFNYGSLNTSIGATEIVSSGTGCLDTGQFMYQKGTTFGASLGNGHIENWADSGLADNSQQTDTSTDVDNDDKNQLNGVRHGAIITVDSVDESKPKTGDQKTLRRLAQNREAARKSRLRKKAYVQQLENSRLRLTQLEQELQRARQQGIFISSGLSGDHGHSVAGNGALAFDMDYAHWLDDHQRLINDLRSAVNSHMGDNELRILVECVMAHYDEVFRLKSIGAKADVFHMLSGMWKTPAERCFMWLGGFRSSELLKILGNHLEPLTDQQLMGICNLQQSSQQAEDALSQGMEALQQSLVDTLSSACLGPTGSGNVADYMGQMAIAMGKLATLENFLHQADLLRQQTLQQMHRILTTRQAARALLVISDYTSRLRALSSLWLARPRN